The genomic window AGCAACAACGTTGTTGTAATCTTCAATCCTCGGCGCAAACTCTTGCCAGTCGATTCCATTGTTAACCTTACTCGAAGCCGTAGACGAGAAACAAGAATTCTCACTCAAGAATTGGTCAAGCAACTTCAGACTGTTCACGAGGGCTACGTCTCTGTCATCGCCAGAGAAAGTGACCCCGTAGCTAAGTGGATCACCGTCTTTAACCGGGAGAGTGAAGAGGTAATCACGGGCGTCAAGTTTTACCACTGGCTCATCTCTAATCACTGGCCACTGAAGGTCATGTCCGATTCTCACGATCATAGCTAGAGTTACACCGTTGTCTGAGACCTTAACGAGCTTGAAATCACCAGAGGCAAGCTCCACCGCCTCGGATTCGCCTATGAGATGGACTCTACATCTAGGAATCTGCAACAGAACTTCTTCAGCTCTCATGGTTTGAGGTTGATGAGAGGGGTTTTGTCGTGTTATCTTGTCATGTTcattgtttcttgttcttgaagcCTTTGATGGTCCGAAACATCCCATTTTCTTGTCtgcttgtttttttcttcttgaaagtGAATGCTCTCTAAGAGGTTTTGTAATCTTGAAACAGAGGAtgagattattaaaaaaagcCTTTTGttggaatattttttaactttaactCATATATTCTTTTCAGAGTGAATAAATTCTTGCTTCCACAGTTTTCCTCACTTCCGATGGAAATGGGAACAAAACTTTACGACGTTACACACATCTACAAGTACGAATATGCGTACACGTAGACACATCTACATTACACGTGTACTTTAATGCATGTTCTATGTGATTGGAACCTACTTACGTAAGCAGTCTTATGTACTGCTCGTGAAAAGAATTAGAAGTCGGTTGTTCTGTGAAAGAACTTGGATACATGACAATGACCAGTGTGAACTTAAGCATGGTGGTCCTGAATATAGAAGGCGACTTTAGTAAATTGACAACTTTGTTCTTTTCGTAAATGTTATCCAAATGTGATTTCATGTCCTTTAATTGGACACTGGAAAGGAGAGTTTAAACCAATAGACACTAAAGGTAAAAGAAGCAGAATATGAAACACATAAATTTGAATTGGAATCTGATTCTACAATTGCCATGCCAGTCATTAACGAATAATATCCAATACAGATCTTCGAATTAGTTAAGCTGACTCAAAAGTTTCACTAGCTTCACATTTTCTATCAATAATGGTATCAATAATGTGCTTTTAGGCCATAAAACTTCTTGTAGTCTAGTGGTCATAGATATGGTTTCGCATAAAACTGATCATGAttaggaggaagaggaaatagagagattatatatatatatatagagagagagagaatgttgAGAAGGCGTAAGCTTAAACAATGACAAGTCTAACTAAGATCATCTATATATTACACAGATTTAACAATTTCCATTTACTCCAATAATCTAGCGTCACTTGATATCGCTGAATCTATCTTAGTACCTGAAGGGTCTATGATTTCAAAAGAATTCGGGATTTGTTCTTGTGTAGAGAGACTGACTAGCTTGAGCTCCTCATTAAGTAAGCTACCACGCATCCTAAAATCCCACCTGCTGCAACCTGTATTTCAATCTCATAACTTAGCAATAGAATGTAACATCCTATGGTTAATACATGGCGAATACGGTGACTTTAGTTCTATATGTTTCAGCTTTATGAAATCTAGATCTAATTCTAACATGGTTATGACACAGTCATTGGACTTAAAAATGTTTAATGATTGGAATGATAAAAAGAATTGACTGGTGGGTATAGAAAACCTGGATAGGAGTGTGGCCAAGCAGTTCACGCAATGGTCTAACTGTTGATAATGGATGCTCCGGAGGAAACTCACAAACAATTTGATTCAGCAGCTGAAATTTCCAATCAAGTGAAAAAGGCTTGCGGTTTCAGAAAGCATGGAAcaataaaagaagatgaaaacagaTGAGATTAATAACTTTTCTATAGCTTTACCTCGGCTTGACGACCAGCATGAAGCCTGACACCAGAGGCATCATACATAACCTGCAGCCCAATTCAGAAATATACAAAAGATTGGTCTTACTATGAAACCAAATAGGCTATTCACAATGAAAGCAAAAATCTCTTTTCTACACTAAACAAAGCAAGGCATTTGTAAGACAAATTGTGAAGtggaaaagaagatgagaagaacaCTCACAACGCAAGCCAAGACAACTGCAATAGCAAAAGCTGGTGCTCCAGCTCCTTCTTCAAAGCCAATGGCAACAGCTAAGGCAGTGACAGTAGCAGAATGAGAAGAAGGCATTCCACCAGAACTAATCATACGTTTAGAGTCCCACCTCTTTTCTTTGTACCTGAACATCTAACATACATCACGAAACAACTGAGAATTCCACTTCTTTCAATCTTAACTACAACAGATCTATAGCTACACAAATGCCAACATTCAACTTCTGAGACCTAATCATGAGCAAAAATTTGCAAATCCTAATTAATCCATCGAAAATCGAAACCCTAACAGTAAGAAATTTGTTCAATCACAGATCTTAAGCAGAGATCAAACTAATCTGAGAAAACGAAAGATTTGAACAGACCAATTAGTGAAGACTTTGAGGAACTGAGCAAGAGCGAAGGCAAGAAAAGCGGAGAAGATTGGGAGATTGTGAGGAAACAGATTATGCGACGGAGGAGATCCGTACAACGCCCTATTGCCGCCACCTAACGAACCAACGTCCGCCGCTGTCATCACCTCGTCCATAGGCGATATACAACCGCGAAAAAATCccgatctcttcttcttcttcgatcaaAATCAGACACTGCGAGGATCAATGTCAACGTAAAAAGGTAAAGAGATTCAGGAGAAGAGAGTATTGAATTGTTTTCGATAAGCTTTTAGGCTTTTTGTGTTGGTTCCGTATTTGGGAAGGATCAATTATTGTGTTAAAAGGAAAtcaattttacctttttaatttttttgcacttttgtttttcaatattgCTGAATGTTGACTAATAacttatttgatttgttttagatAAATTTGATGACCTctatttgatattgttttttttttgtatatatatgatatagcaaaaaccaaagtaaacTTTGGAAAACTTCTTTCTATTAATAAGAAGAAACGTTcgtaaaaaatcataaaaatctcATCACCACTTTTCACTAAGTATTAGTATTACTAAGTAAAGGTTTCAGCAGAGCCGCTATTAAACCTCCTTGAGCCACGTTTAGTCGCCACTAAATCCGGCGTCTTATCGGGCGCTGGCTCCTCCACAACCATCTCATTAGCTAGATTATCTGCAGCTTTAAACACCGGATGTGCATACGCGTTTTGAAGAAACGTTTTCAAGTTTAAATTCGGTTCTCTCATGCGTTCCAACGTATCTTTAACCATTGCATcctgaaaacaagaagaaactcacTAAGAAGaccaaaaacacaagaagACTCATTTCTTGGTAAGAGTAGAAAACCTGTAAAGGGTATGTGACAAATATAGGTTGGTAACGTCCTTGACAGAATTTGTGGAATCCAATGGTTAACACAGGAAGTATGAAAAGCAATGGAGTCGAACGAGCAGCTTTTTTCGTGCTAAGCAATCCCATCAAAAGAAGCTGAGATACGATCAGTGCAATCACTACACGTCTATGAACATCTGGCCAGAACGCTGCAGCACTCTCATACTCTTGGTTATACACATTTATAATCTGCAACAAAAAGAACTTAGTTTCTTAAGCATATAATAGAATATagaaagaagcagaggattctgtgatttgggttttaaacCTGATGACGGTAAACCACGTAAGCTAAGGCGAAGAAGACGAGGATAAAAGGAAGGAGAATGGGGCTAACAGCGGCGTAAACTAGACCAAGAATGAAGTAGAGTTGTATCTGAGGTTCACCAGTATTGAAACCTATGGTTCCAGGAtccattgcttcttctctgtccttctctgttttcacAAGGAAGAAGTTCTTGAGATGATATATTATCAATGGCTTTAACCTCAGTATCTCTCCAGCAACACCAGCCCATCCGTCTACCATTATGTAGGTGATAAAGAAAGTGGCTTTCATTGGTATCGAGACACCAATTGTCTTCGGTATTTCGGTTGCAGATTGGTTTAGGAAGCTGTCAAGTTGTTGAAGCGCAGTTCCCGCGATTATGCTACAGAGGAAAACGTTGATGAACTGGAACATGTAGTATCTGCTTGCACACCTTCTTTCTAGTGAAGATTTGCTTATGAAGCCTTCGAACTTCGACATTAGCATTAGTATACTTGGGAGGACAATGAGGAATATCTTCAATGCGATACCCGGAAGAAAACCTTGGATAAATGACTTTACAGTTTTCCTGTCCACATACACAAAGATTTCAGAGAAACATCATCACAAGTTAAGGAACAGAGAATTAAGGTTGAGAGATTATACACTTCGATAAGCGGTTTCAAGAACGGAACAGCCTTTTCGATGCCTTCGATATTGGCGAGTGTCTGTACGAAAGCTATAGGgatcatgaagaagaaagtgaggaagaagaaagctacAGCTATTACTAGTCTCCGGATTGTGAGCTGAACATATGGTAATGCTAGATTGTCCCAGTATATGTCTCGCGGCTCTGGAGCCCACTCGGTTAGCCACTCTGTCGGGTTTCGAGACTGTTGAGTTTGAGAGCAAACAACAGCGCCCCAACGCTTTTTGAAGGATACAAAAGCTGCAGGTACGAGTGATTTTGTGCTGCTCATTactgtctctttctcttcacttATCTGAAACCAtcaaagtaaagaaacaacaaGATGATCAAAAACAAGTTTAGTAGCACAAGATTATATGTAAGATTGAACTGATGCATTTACTTTTCTCGTTAGACCCTCGATTTTTTCTATGTAGTGATCAATTGCATCAACTTCTTCACCCCAACAGCCAAGGAAACCAATCTGCTCAGGTAAATAGAAGATTATCAAGATTCAACTAaagagaagatcaagaaagcAATGTGGTTGCATACATTTGTCTTACCTTTATTAAAGGCCTTTTAGATGGATTCCTAGAGTGTTTGTTTTGATAGTAATCAAGCCAATTCTGCAATTTCATCCTCTTCTGTACCAGTTCCGACAGCTTGTTTGCGTTGTAGACCGCCTGTTTTGTTAAACGAGAAGATGAATACACCGAAAACATGGAACATCCTAAGTTAGACAACCAAAGTTGTAGTACCTGGTAAGTGAGGTAGTAGTCTGGATGGTTGACCTTAAAGAAATGCTCAACGAGCTCACTTACTGATTCATCAGGATCTGGAGGAATGTTCCTTACAAGAACCTACATTCATCAAAAAATAGAATCACATACCACATTTCCTCTtcagaaaactcaaaaagtaAGTGGACCAAGAGATTTAAAATGTCTGCATACAGTAAACTGGTCAGGTCTCCTATGCTCAGAAGCAAGAAACTGTAGCCTCATGGAAGCAATATGCTTGTACTCTCGTTGTAGGACAAAGCAAGTCCAAAAGGTAATAACATAAGCCATACACAAATGCACCCAAAACCTGTTTACATATACTAGTCAGAATATTCCTCATCACTAGAATCAACTAAAGCCACAAATATTAAAGAAGTTTCTTAACCTGGATGATCCAGTTGGTATATTCGATATAGAGAGTTTATCAATATCACTAAAAGTTAGATTCTTTAACTGATCCAACGTCGAGTTAGTCCAATTAACCGGTACCATTACAGTGAAAGCAATACATGCTATAGGAAAAAAGATCTTCAACCTACAAATTAAACCAAAGATATCACAAACTTGTTTAAAACattcaagaaagaagaaaggatatacaaatatacataCCCGAGTAAGTAAATCCTGAGATAGACAACAGAATCCAAACCAGCATGATCAATAAGTTCAGGCTCAGGCATTCTCAAAGCTTGAGGCATCCAATTCAAGAATCTGATGTAAGATCGAAAATCCAAATTGACAAACTTGCTAGCAAAGCCACCTGTTTTTATAGGACTACTTCTTAAACCCTTGAGATACCATTTAGGGAAATAGACTCTGTCGTTAACTGGTTGAAGTCTAAGTATCGCAAAGGCAATGAAGAAAGCAAATGCGGTTAGAATATTGATCGTTGCTGCGACTCCGATATCGGTTAGTGTCGCCATGATTTAGAGAGAAACACACAATGTTCCtgaaacaaacgaaaaaaattagggttcctTGCAATCCAAGGACTTCCAAATTGCCAATATTTTTAGCTAGTTTTTCTCCATAAATTTCTCGTTTCACCCAGAAATCGGAATTTTTGGATCCTAGTCATAGTCTTTTCAGATTCCGTCAAATCCATTAAACACTGAATCAACTCTACAAATGAGTGATTCTTCACATGAATGTGAAAGATAGAGATAAAGTTTAAGTTTTTACCTTTCTCAAGAGCTCAGCGATGAAACTCGTCTTGTTGTTTCTATCTGTGAAGTCAAACAACGTTGAGCAGAGAatgaaggagaggaagaagaagaagaagaaagtattagggatcaaaagaagaagcagaaacattcataaaaatgagatttttaatttgtgtgtttgggtttattttggaaattgaTCCAAAGATTCAACTGAAGTGAGATTTCTGCTGATTCATACGTTTTGGGTGTTACAAGTccatttaattaattaattaactaatttaGCGAACCGAGGATTAAACGGTGAAGGACACCTGGCAAAAGAGATTAATTTGTGTTAAATAAAGTAATAGTGTTAATTAAggaatttgtattttaattgaatgttttgttgtttaggaCATCGTCCGTTACTGGGTTCcttttcagtttctttagAGAAGCAATAATGGTTTATTAGCCTTATAGGTCTCGCCGTATTAGCATGTTATTTATGTTCATATTATAACGGCTGTATTTTATATTGGTTTAACGTTTTctaatgtatttatttattcccTGATTTGAAAGTTTAGAGGACacattatgttaaaaaaaaaggtttgagaTCTGACTTTTGgaatgaaaaagttttgatttaataTTAGTCAGTTTAAGGTaactttttgtgtgttttaaataattattccGTTACAAATAATGgacaaacgaaaaaaaatcatagataTATGTAGCCGTATCTGTATGTTGttgacagaagaaaaaaacaaaaaatgaaatatattggTTTATGGTAAAAGAATATTCGATTACTCTATttctaataaagaaaatctaGCTAGGTGAAATAAGAAACATACTTAGTGTTCTAAGCTGGAATATAGATTTTATGTATTGGGGAATCCATGTGACAAAATCATTCGAATTTCTTTGGTGTTATGGAAGACTTGTTCTAAGCTTCGTGAGAGTATCCATCacaaaaagttatatttttatgttttgatttttttgtcggcaaactcgatttcaaaaaatttatttatgagAATTTTAATGCATTTCATTATTATCTTTGACGTGAGATGCTGATATCGGAGACGTTGAATAATTGACATATAGAGCGTTatagaaaatcatataaaagtcaacttgtgagttgtgacaTGTAAAGTTCGTATAGACAGACAAAATATACGTGAGCAtaccaaaaaacaatcatttcTATATAACAACAGCAAACCGGAAAACGAGTCTACCGGCCGGACATAAGACTGACTAAATCTTCGTTTTGGAAGTTTCCAACATCCCAATTTCCGGTAGACGAAAAGAGAGTGGATAAAGCAACCACAATGTATCTCATACTCGGACGTAGCTGCGCATTCTCTTGTGTACATGCTTTCCCTAATTCCGCCATCTATACCACAACACATAAAACACCAAATTGGCTTACCCCGTTATTAAAATTAGCTATGTGCAATCCGGTATTCGGTTTGATTTTTCGACACTTTAAGCTAATCGAATAGCACATTGTTCAGTGAATACCGGTTTTTAAAAATCGCACTTTTAATCGGTTTTTCGGACCAAAAAACGGATTGGACACCCTCTTTTAGAATGATCAATGATGAATAGAATAGGgaacaagaagagatattACCTTGTATACCGAATCAAACGGGTAACTATCACCGAGCCTCGGGTCTATAATCTTGCGTAGTGCTTCTTCTTTGTCGGTTTCCTTGAATGATTCTTCGAActgaataataaataaacaaagcaTATTGTTAAGTGATCCACATACATGCCTTTAAATCAGAAAGACTAAATGTTACGAAGAAACAATAATACTAACCACACCAACAAGGCCTCTAAATTCACCAACGGCTTCTGTCATTTTGACAACCGCACCTTTCGCAGAAATCAATTCGTAAAGGACAACTCCAAATGCATATACATCTACTTTTGCAGACACTTCTCCATAAACAGTCCtgcatacatacatatatacaccaTCACTATAGTGTAGTCTCTAAAGTAGTATATAAGTGTAAACGAGATCAAATTCTTTACTCTGGTGCCATGTAACCAAATGTACCCATTGCACCCCGAGTTGCTGAACCTCCAACTTCTGTCAGTTTTGTTAACCCGAAATCTGCTACCTGTAACACGTAAACGACTCAGAGCGGTGACAAAGGAAAAATCTAACCTTTTCAGtatttttcacttttgattGACAAAAGAGAAATCGAGAATGTACCTTTGCTCGGAATTTCTGGTCTATCAAAATATTGGCAGATTTAATGTCCCTATGGACATAAACTGGAACCGTGTGCTCGTGGATATATTCTAAACCTCTAGCTGAGTCTAGTGCAATCTGCACTCTCTTAGTCCACGGTAATGGTTCTCGTCCTAGTTTCACATAAACTCTTTTAGTTTACAACTTTCTCGAAAAATGATTCACTTTTGGAGGTCTTTATATTGCGTACCTGACCCATGTAAATGTTGTCCAAGGTTACCATTCTCAACATATTCATACACCAAGAAAAGTGATCCCTCAACACAATATCCAATCAGGCGAACctgcaagaaaaaacaaattcgttAAAATTTGGCTAAGACTTGATCTTCATCTGATCTCAGATATTATCTTGAGAGAACACAAAAGGGGTTTACCAGGTTGACATGATGTACACGCGTTAAGACTTTTAGTTCCGCCAAGAACTGTTTCGATGCCTCCATGTCCATCTTCTTAATCGCAGCTTTCTATACAAGAACCGAATAATTTAAATGTTCCATGTGTAGTAgcttcaaacaaaaagatataaaaagaTATCTGCTTACTTCTCCTCTCAGCTCTGCATAGTAAACAGCCCCAAAACCACCTTGCCCAATCTTAAAAGACAAATTGAAATTATCAGTAGCCTTTGCTAGTTCCTCCAACGAAAACTCAACAGATTTGTCCACGCTTATGGCAGCAATGCCAGGAGACACTCCGGCACCACCCAAACCTCCACTTTGGAGACTAGTAGAAGAAGCTA from Arabidopsis thaliana chromosome 3, partial sequence includes these protein-coding regions:
- a CDS encoding Senescence/dehydration-associated protein-like protein; this translates as MGCFGPSKASRTRNNEHDKITRQNPSHQPQTMRAEEVLLQIPRCRVHLIGESEAVELASGDFKLVKVSDNGVTLAMIVRIGHDLQWPVIRDEPVVKLDARDYLFTLPVKDGDPLSYGVTFSGDDRDVALVNSLKLLDQFLSENSCFSSTASSKVNNGIDWQEFAPRIEDYNNVVAKAIAGGTGHIIRGIFSLSNAYSNQVHKGGDIMITKAEESQRNGSYNNGNSSGNEKKNGINTHLQRYSLNSFITLYIFCYVRNFHNGSIYTQM
- a CDS encoding Acid phosphatase/vanadium-dependent haloperoxidase-related protein (Acid phosphatase/vanadium-dependent haloperoxidase-related protein; FUNCTIONS IN: molecular_function unknown; INVOLVED IN: biological_process unknown; LOCATED IN: cellular_component unknown; EXPRESSED IN: 23 plant structures; EXPRESSED DURING: 15 growth stages; CONTAINS InterPro DOMAIN/s: Acid phosphatase/vanadium-dependent haloperoxidase related (InterPro:IPR003832); BEST Arabidopsis thaliana protein match is: Acid phosphatase/vanadium-dependent haloperoxidase-related protein (TAIR:AT1G67600.1); Has 35333 Blast hits to 34131 proteins in 2444 species: Archae - 798; Bacteria - 22429; Metazoa - 974; Fungi - 991; Plants - 531; Viruses - 0; Other Eukaryotes - 9610 (source: NCBI BLink).), which codes for MFRYKEKRWDSKRMISSGGMPSSHSATVTALAVAIGFEEGAGAPAFAIAVVLACVVMYDASGVRLHAGRQAELLNQIVCEFPPEHPLSTVRPLRELLGHTPIQVAAGGILGCVVAYLMRSSS
- a CDS encoding Acid phosphatase/vanadium-dependent haloperoxidase-related protein (Acid phosphatase/vanadium-dependent haloperoxidase-related protein; CONTAINS InterPro DOMAIN/s: Acid phosphatase/vanadium-dependent haloperoxidase related (InterPro:IPR003832); BEST Arabidopsis thaliana protein match is: Acid phosphatase/vanadium-dependent haloperoxidase-related protein (TAIR:AT1G67600.1); Has 1115 Blast hits to 1115 proteins in 408 species: Archae - 0; Bacteria - 729; Metazoa - 0; Fungi - 0; Plants - 228; Viruses - 0; Other Eukaryotes - 158 (source: NCBI BLink).) gives rise to the protein MDEVMTAADVGSLGGGNRALYGSPPSHNLFPHNLPIFSAFLAFALAQFLKVFTNWYKEKRWDSKRMISSGGMPSSHSATVTALAVAIGFEEGAGAPAFAIAVVLACVVMYDASGVRLHAGRQAELLNQIVCEFPPEHPLSTVRPLRELLGHTPIQVAAGGILGCVVAYLMRSSS
- a CDS encoding ERD (early-responsive to dehydration stress) family protein (ERD (early-responsive to dehydration stress) family protein; FUNCTIONS IN: molecular_function unknown; INVOLVED IN: biological_process unknown; LOCATED IN: plasma membrane; EXPRESSED IN: flower; EXPRESSED DURING: petal differentiation and expansion stage; CONTAINS InterPro DOMAIN/s: Protein of unknown function DUF221 (InterPro:IPR003864); BEST Arabidopsis thaliana protein match is: ERD (early-responsive to dehydration stress) family protein (TAIR:AT4G15430.2); Has 1522 Blast hits to 1336 proteins in 200 species: Archae - 0; Bacteria - 0; Metazoa - 191; Fungi - 725; Plants - 435; Viruses - 0; Other Eukaryotes - 171 (source: NCBI BLink).), which translates into the protein MATLTDIGVAATINILTAFAFFIAFAILRLQPVNDRVYFPKWYLKGLRSSPIKTGGFASKFVNLDFRSYIRFLNWMPQALRMPEPELIDHAGLDSVVYLRIYLLGLKIFFPIACIAFTVMVPVNWTNSTLDQLKNLTFSDIDKLSISNIPTGSSRFWVHLCMAYVITFWTCFVLQREYKHIASMRLQFLASEHRRPDQFTVLVRNIPPDPDESVSELVEHFFKVNHPDYYLTYQAVYNANKLSELVQKRMKLQNWLDYYQNKHSRNPSKRPLIKIGFLGCWGEEVDAIDHYIEKIEGLTRKISEEKETVMSSTKSLVPAAFVSFKKRWGAVVCSQTQQSRNPTEWLTEWAPEPRDIYWDNLALPYVQLTIRRLVIAVAFFFLTFFFMIPIAFVQTLANIEGIEKAVPFLKPLIEVKTVKSFIQGFLPGIALKIFLIVLPSILMLMSKFEGFISKSSLERRCASRYYMFQFINVFLCSIIAGTALQQLDSFLNQSATEIPKTIGVSIPMKATFFITYIMVDGWAGVAGEILRLKPLIIYHLKNFFLVKTEKDREEAMDPGTIGFNTGEPQIQLYFILGLVYAAVSPILLPFILVFFALAYVVYRHQIINVYNQEYESAAAFWPDVHRRVVIALIVSQLLLMGLLSTKKAARSTPLLFILPVLTIGFHKFCQGRYQPIFVTYPLQDAMVKDTLERMREPNLNLKTFLQNAYAHPVFKAADNLANEMVVEEPAPDKTPDLVATKRGSRRFNSGSAETFT
- the CERK1 gene encoding chitin elicitor receptor kinase 1 (chitin elicitor receptor kinase 1 (CERK1); FUNCTIONS IN: transmembrane receptor protein kinase activity, receptor signaling protein activity, kinase activity; INVOLVED IN: defense response to fungus, incompatible interaction, response to chitin, detection of molecule of fungal origin; LOCATED IN: plasma membrane; EXPRESSED IN: 23 plant structures; EXPRESSED DURING: 13 growth stages; CONTAINS InterPro DOMAIN/s: Peptidoglycan-binding lysin domain (InterPro:IPR018392), Protein kinase, ATP binding site (InterPro:IPR017441), Protein kinase, catalytic domain (InterPro:IPR000719), Serine/threonine-protein kinase-like domain (InterPro:IPR017442), Protein kinase-like domain (InterPro:IPR011009), Serine/threonine-protein kinase, active site (InterPro:IPR008271); BEST Arabidopsis thaliana protein match is: protein kinase family protein / peptidoglycan-binding LysM domain-containing protein (TAIR:AT1G51940.1); Has 117788 Blast hits to 116484 proteins in 4898 species: Archae - 166; Bacteria - 13638; Metazoa - 43401; Fungi - 9900; Plants - 32885; Viruses - 579; Other Eukaryotes - 17219 (source: NCBI BLink).) gives rise to the protein MKLKISLIAPILLLFSFFFAVESKCRTSCPLALASYYLENGTTLSVINQNLNSSIAPYDQINFDPILRYNSNIKDKDRIQMGSRVLVPFPCECQPGDFLGHNFSYSVRQEDTYERVAISNYANLTTMESLQARNPFPATNIPLSATLNVLVNCSCGDESVSKDFGLFVTYPLRPEDSLSSIARSSGVSADILQRYNPGVNFNSGNGIVYVPGRDPNGAFPPFKSSKQDGVGAGVIAGIVIGVIVALLLILFIVYYAYRKNKSKGDSFSSSIPLSTKADHASSTSLQSGGLGGAGVSPGIAAISVDKSVEFSLEELAKATDNFNLSFKIGQGGFGAVYYAELRGEKAAIKKMDMEASKQFLAELKVLTRVHHVNLVRLIGYCVEGSLFLVYEYVENGNLGQHLHGSGREPLPWTKRVQIALDSARGLEYIHEHTVPVYVHRDIKSANILIDQKFRAKVADFGLTKLTEVGGSATRGAMGTFGYMAPETVYGEVSAKVDVYAFGVVLYELISAKGAVVKMTEAVGEFRGLVGVFEESFKETDKEEALRKIIDPRLGDSYPFDSVYKMAELGKACTQENAQLRPSMRYIVVALSTLFSSTGNWDVGNFQNEDLVSLMSGR